The Kineococcus endophyticus genome includes a region encoding these proteins:
- a CDS encoding DUF3626 domain-containing protein, with translation MEEPDGDRAARAIAHVRARARGGPLPPDVRVTVHFHPDRPAGVDRSGQPRTTLEAIAADGVHLSQFATGTSGGGLTAHPGGDRWVWESRLFGGAYDDAPPRERPVYGSLDHRHLPAGGSVRFGSAHLRLRAEVLRRTTSCWPDSAFHPVDVGTADRCDLLGLADAARGADPPADPLDDYVEAHVHGPLLIARDVEALVLDPSFRGPAVPGVPVERHAGFALRRSDFTRPEIVAYRGPDVAAAGAELAARSGGTLDPAGIGAAAWAGERAGGVDGQTLKRVWHCLARFGFRG, from the coding sequence GTGGAGGAACCCGACGGGGACCGCGCGGCGCGCGCCATCGCGCACGTCCGGGCCCGGGCGCGCGGTGGTCCGCTGCCCCCCGACGTCCGCGTGACCGTGCACTTCCACCCCGACCGACCGGCCGGCGTCGACCGGTCCGGCCAGCCGCGCACGACGCTGGAGGCGATCGCGGCCGACGGTGTCCACCTGTCGCAGTTCGCGACCGGGACGAGCGGCGGCGGGCTCACCGCCCACCCGGGCGGGGACCGGTGGGTCTGGGAGAGCCGGCTGTTCGGCGGCGCCTACGACGACGCGCCGCCGCGGGAGCGTCCGGTGTACGGCTCGCTCGACCACCGGCACCTGCCGGCCGGGGGTTCGGTGCGGTTCGGGTCCGCGCACCTGCGGCTGCGGGCGGAGGTGCTGCGCCGCACCACCTCCTGCTGGCCCGACTCCGCGTTCCACCCCGTGGACGTGGGGACCGCCGACCGCTGCGACCTCCTCGGTCTGGCGGACGCGGCGAGGGGTGCCGACCCGCCGGCCGACCCGCTCGACGACTACGTGGAGGCGCACGTCCACGGCCCCCTCCTCATCGCCCGCGACGTCGAGGCGCTCGTGCTCGACCCGTCGTTCCGCGGCCCCGCCGTGCCGGGGGTCCCCGTCGAGCGGCACGCCGGGTTCGCGCTGCGCCGCAGCGACTTCACCCGTCCCGAGATCGTCGCGTACCGCGGGCCGGACGTCGCGGCCGCGGGTGCGGAGCTGGCCGCGCGGTCGGGGGGGACCCTGGACCCGGCGGGGATCGGGGCGGCCGCGTGGGCGGGGGAGCGGGCCGGGGGAGTGGACGGGCAGACCCTCAAGCGGGTCTGGCACTGCCTCGCGCGCTTCGGGTTCCGGGGGTGA
- a CDS encoding MOSC domain-containing protein: MTAHVDGLFVHPVKGMTPQPLDRVTLTAGRGVPHDRTIALARPGGAYEPGMQHGISKSEFYVLVAEERLAALTTHLDPATGEYTVDVRGHRVLAADLGTAEGVAQLREFYARVLDLPPGTEPVLARDPGRRYTDTAHSSDEAMEWISVLNLASVRDLAQRTGTVLDPHRFRANVHLDGLDAWAELDLVGREFSLGGVRVRGTSPTVRCAATEVDPATGRRDLPVPQLLSRTYGHEVMGFYVEVVDGGDLAVGDTLE, translated from the coding sequence GTGACTGCGCACGTCGACGGGTTGTTCGTCCACCCCGTCAAGGGGATGACGCCGCAGCCCCTGGACCGCGTGACGCTCACCGCGGGCCGAGGTGTGCCGCACGACCGCACGATCGCGCTCGCCCGGCCTGGTGGGGCGTACGAACCGGGGATGCAGCACGGGATCTCCAAGAGCGAGTTCTACGTCCTCGTCGCCGAGGAGCGGCTGGCGGCGCTGACGACGCACCTGGACCCGGCGACGGGGGAGTACACCGTCGACGTCCGCGGGCACCGCGTCCTGGCCGCCGACCTCGGCACCGCAGAAGGCGTGGCGCAGCTGCGGGAGTTCTACGCGCGCGTCCTCGACCTGCCGCCCGGGACCGAACCGGTCCTCGCCCGCGATCCGGGGCGCCGGTACACCGACACCGCGCACTCCTCGGACGAGGCCATGGAGTGGATCTCGGTCCTGAACCTCGCCTCGGTGCGCGACCTCGCCCAGCGAACGGGGACCGTGCTCGACCCGCACCGGTTCCGCGCCAACGTCCACCTCGACGGGCTCGACGCGTGGGCCGAGCTCGACCTCGTGGGCCGGGAGTTCTCCCTCGGCGGGGTGCGGGTGCGCGGCACGTCCCCGACCGTGCGGTGCGCCGCGACGGAGGTCGACCCGGCCACCGGCCGGCGCGACCTGCCCGTGCCGCAGCTCCTCTCGCGCACCTACGGCCACGAAGTCATGGGTTTCTACGTCGAGGTCGTCGACGGTGGGGACCTCGCGGTGGGAGACACCCTTGAGTGA
- a CDS encoding PDR/VanB family oxidoreductase, giving the protein MQPDPMRLVVADRTDLTAAVARFVLRDPDGAPLPAYRGGAHVTVTTPSGERRSYSLVEPGGRRPQEYVVCVRRDAGGRGGSVSLHDDVRPGDTLEVTWPANGFSLQRAKRYLFIAGGIGITPVRALVAEARARGGADVQLVYLTRTREDTAFLDEFDGADGTLLHHSAERGRLDLWPFLEHPDDDARVYCCGPTALVDEVLALTAHWRPSRVHVEDFAGVDPLGGRRTPFTVVWEPTGARVEVPADRTMLAALREAGVGVDASCRSGTCGTCRLRLLGGAADHRDLVLTSEQRADHVMPCVSRALDDELLVGP; this is encoded by the coding sequence GTGCAGCCCGACCCGATGCGCCTCGTCGTCGCGGACCGGACCGACCTGACGGCCGCCGTCGCCCGGTTCGTCCTGCGCGACCCCGACGGGGCACCGCTGCCGGCCTACCGCGGCGGCGCGCACGTCACCGTCACGACCCCGTCGGGGGAGCGCCGGAGCTACAGCCTCGTCGAACCCGGCGGCCGCCGTCCTCAGGAGTACGTCGTCTGCGTGCGCCGCGACGCCGGCGGCCGGGGCGGGTCGGTCAGCCTGCACGACGACGTCCGCCCCGGGGACACCCTCGAGGTGACGTGGCCCGCGAACGGCTTCTCCCTGCAGCGCGCGAAGCGATACCTGTTCATCGCCGGCGGGATCGGCATCACCCCCGTGCGGGCGCTCGTCGCCGAGGCGCGGGCCCGTGGCGGCGCGGACGTCCAGCTCGTCTACCTGACGCGCACCCGCGAGGACACCGCCTTCCTCGACGAGTTCGACGGGGCGGACGGCACGCTGCTGCACCACAGCGCCGAGCGCGGCCGCCTCGACCTGTGGCCGTTCCTGGAGCACCCCGACGACGACGCCCGCGTCTACTGCTGCGGTCCCACCGCGCTCGTGGACGAGGTGCTCGCCCTCACCGCCCACTGGCGGCCCAGCCGCGTCCACGTCGAGGACTTCGCCGGCGTCGACCCCCTCGGCGGCCGGCGCACCCCCTTCACCGTCGTCTGGGAGCCCACGGGAGCGCGGGTCGAGGTCCCGGCGGACCGCACCATGCTCGCGGCCCTGCGCGAGGCCGGGGTGGGCGTCGACGCCTCGTGCCGGTCCGGCACCTGCGGCACCTGCCGGTTGCGGCTCCTGGGCGGGGCGGCGGACCACCGCGACCTCGTCCTGACCTCCGAGCAGCGCGCCGACCACGTCATGCCCTGCGTCTCCCGCGCCCTCGACGACGAACTGCTGGTCGGTCCCTGA
- a CDS encoding alpha/beta fold hydrolase yields the protein MDTVTTDRIGGLAVRRSGTGEPVLALHGSGGGLHSLAPLAAHLDGFEVWRFARRGYPPSPNGFGRKSFEAEVHDVRTLLETVRAVTESDVHLLGVSYGATLALHTALAEPAGIRSLALVEPPLLLAGPHLEDVLVRYRGLVAAQEHRAAADLLAREVSRVPEPLLAAMSTLADPDPLEAARLEEGWTHDLEALAGDAVDVTRWSALRPAVPVLLAEGADTWEPLASGMDALAAALPHARRVVWEGQSHVAASAAPGVVAGSLREFWRG from the coding sequence GTGGACACAGTCACCACCGACCGCATCGGCGGGCTCGCCGTGCGGCGCAGCGGGACCGGCGAACCCGTCCTGGCCCTGCACGGTTCCGGCGGCGGCCTGCACTCCCTGGCCCCGCTCGCGGCCCACCTGGACGGTTTCGAGGTGTGGCGGTTCGCCCGCCGCGGCTACCCGCCCAGCCCCAACGGCTTCGGCCGCAAGAGCTTCGAGGCCGAGGTGCACGACGTGCGGACCCTGCTGGAGACCGTCCGGGCCGTCACCGAGTCCGACGTGCACCTGCTCGGCGTCAGCTACGGGGCGACGCTCGCCCTGCACACGGCGCTCGCGGAACCGGCCGGGATCCGCTCGCTCGCCCTCGTCGAACCGCCGTTGCTGCTGGCCGGCCCGCACCTGGAGGACGTCCTCGTCCGGTACCGGGGCCTCGTGGCGGCGCAGGAGCACCGCGCCGCGGCGGACCTGCTGGCCCGGGAGGTCTCCCGCGTCCCCGAACCCCTGCTGGCCGCGATGTCGACCCTCGCCGACCCGGACCCGTTGGAGGCGGCCCGGCTGGAGGAGGGCTGGACCCACGACCTGGAGGCCCTCGCCGGCGACGCCGTCGACGTGACGCGCTGGTCGGCGCTGCGGCCGGCGGTGCCGGTCCTGCTGGCCGAGGGCGCCGACACCTGGGAACCGCTGGCCTCGGGCATGGACGCCCTGGCGGCGGCCCTCCCGCACGCCCGTCGGGTCGTGTGGGAGGGCCAGTCGCACGTCGCGGCCAGCGCCGCTCCCGGCGTCGTCGCCGGGAGCCTGCGGGAGTTCTGGCGCGGCTAG
- a CDS encoding amino acid ABC transporter ATP-binding protein, whose translation MNGPQTQPLVKARNVHKNFGAVEVLKGIDLDVHAGEVVCLLGPSGSGKTTFLRCINSLERIEAGRIWVDGDLVGLAERGGRLHRLNDVEIARQRRDIGMVFQRFNLFPHMSALENVVEAPIRVRGVAKAEAHRRAHELLERVGLADRAQNYPAQLSGGQQQRVAIARALAMQPKLMLFDEPTSALDPELVGEVLAVMRELAADGTTMLVVTHEVAFARDVADQVVFMDGGVVVERGAPADVIGNPREERTRTFLARMLHDAQDQPPA comes from the coding sequence GTGAACGGACCCCAGACCCAGCCGCTGGTGAAGGCGCGCAACGTCCACAAGAACTTCGGCGCGGTCGAGGTGCTGAAGGGCATCGACCTCGACGTCCACGCCGGCGAGGTCGTCTGCCTGCTCGGTCCGTCGGGGTCGGGCAAGACGACGTTCCTGCGCTGCATCAACTCCCTGGAACGCATCGAGGCGGGCCGCATCTGGGTCGACGGCGACCTCGTGGGCCTGGCCGAGCGCGGGGGCCGGCTGCACCGGCTGAACGACGTGGAGATCGCCCGGCAGCGCCGCGACATCGGCATGGTGTTCCAGCGGTTCAACCTGTTCCCGCACATGAGCGCCCTGGAGAACGTCGTCGAGGCGCCCATCCGGGTCCGCGGCGTCGCCAAGGCCGAGGCGCACCGGCGCGCGCACGAACTGCTCGAGCGGGTCGGCCTGGCCGACCGGGCGCAGAACTACCCCGCCCAGTTGTCCGGCGGCCAGCAGCAGCGCGTCGCGATCGCCCGGGCGCTGGCGATGCAGCCCAAGCTCATGCTGTTCGACGAGCCCACCTCGGCGCTGGACCCCGAACTCGTGGGCGAGGTGCTGGCCGTCATGCGCGAGCTCGCGGCCGACGGCACGACGATGCTCGTCGTGACGCACGAGGTGGCGTTCGCCCGGGACGTGGCCGACCAGGTCGTGTTCATGGACGGCGGGGTCGTCGTGGAACGCGGCGCCCCGGCCGACGTCATCGGCAACCCGCGCGAGGAACGCACCCGGACGTTCCTGGCCCGGATGCTGCACGACGCGCAGGACCAGCCCCCGGCCTAG
- a CDS encoding amino acid ABC transporter permease: MTTPDGPGAAEDERPGRIDAVEVRHPWRWVALAVIAVLALMLVHLLVTNPAFDWPFTLEVMNQTIVIRGLLVGTLFTTVCAMVIGIVGGVLLAVLRLSDNRVLAGTAWAFTWFFRAVPRYVLLSITGGLGALFATGLSIGVPFDFLLTQWFGTPDLRLLTISQTSLYALFGGVFGGIVGLGASEAAYMAEIARAGLLSVDKGQHEAAEALGMSKRLAMRRIVLPQAMRVIVPPTGNEVIAMLKDTSLLAAIPVTTELFFRVSQIKNTTYQVMAGNMAAVLYYLIVTSILMVGQYFLEKRFSRGYGGTPARRPAAAGVSLGPGGAK, from the coding sequence GTGACGACCCCGGACGGCCCGGGCGCTGCGGAGGACGAGCGACCCGGGCGGATCGACGCGGTCGAGGTGCGCCACCCGTGGCGGTGGGTGGCGCTCGCCGTCATCGCCGTGCTCGCGCTCATGCTCGTGCACCTGCTGGTGACGAACCCGGCGTTCGACTGGCCGTTCACCCTCGAGGTGATGAACCAGACGATCGTCATCCGCGGCCTGCTCGTCGGAACCCTGTTCACGACGGTGTGCGCGATGGTCATCGGCATCGTCGGCGGGGTTCTCCTCGCCGTGCTGCGGTTGTCCGACAACCGCGTGCTGGCCGGGACGGCGTGGGCGTTCACCTGGTTCTTCCGGGCCGTCCCGCGCTACGTCCTGCTGTCCATCACCGGCGGTCTCGGCGCCCTGTTCGCGACGGGGCTCTCGATCGGCGTGCCGTTCGACTTCCTGCTGACGCAGTGGTTCGGGACCCCCGACCTGCGGCTGCTGACGATCTCCCAGACGAGCCTGTACGCCCTGTTCGGCGGCGTGTTCGGCGGCATCGTGGGCCTCGGCGCGTCCGAGGCCGCGTACATGGCCGAGATCGCCCGCGCCGGGCTCCTCAGCGTCGACAAGGGCCAGCACGAGGCCGCCGAGGCCCTCGGCATGTCCAAGCGGCTCGCGATGCGGCGGATCGTCCTGCCGCAGGCGATGCGCGTCATCGTGCCCCCCACGGGCAACGAGGTCATCGCCATGCTGAAGGACACCTCGTTGCTGGCGGCGATCCCCGTCACGACGGAACTGTTCTTCCGGGTGAGCCAGATCAAGAACACGACCTACCAGGTCATGGCCGGGAACATGGCGGCCGTCCTGTACTACCTCATCGTCACCTCGATCCTCATGGTCGGGCAGTACTTCCTGGAGAAGCGGTTCAGCCGCGGGTACGGCGGGACACCCGCGCGACGTCCCGCGGCCGCCGGCGTCTCCCTGGGCCCCGGGGGTGCCAAGTGA
- a CDS encoding ABC transporter substrate-binding protein produces the protein MPARPTVRRSLLVTVGALAAVGLTAAGCGSDSLSGGSGSSSSTTSAAPSGSADASLKAMLPQSVQDSGVLRVGTNAEYAPNEFLEGTTIKGMDIDIMNAVGAKLGVKVEYSNASFDSLITGVTGNRYDAAISSFTINAKRLEAVNMVQYYNAGTQWVVAKGNPEGIDPDNACGQAVSVQTGTTQSDDDLPKRQEACKAAGKPEIQVLSFDSQEDATAAVVQGRSKAMLADSPIAAYAVKQTGDKLQLAGDVYDAAPYGIVVPKAETQAAQAISTALGEIAKDGAYEAALTPWGGENGAVTEFPVNPAAS, from the coding sequence GTGCCTGCTCGTCCCACCGTCCGCCGCTCCCTGCTGGTCACCGTCGGTGCCCTCGCCGCGGTCGGCCTCACCGCCGCCGGCTGCGGCTCCGACTCCCTGTCCGGGGGGTCCGGCTCCTCCTCCTCCACCACGTCGGCCGCGCCCTCGGGCAGCGCCGACGCGTCCCTGAAGGCGATGCTGCCCCAGAGCGTCCAGGACAGTGGTGTCCTGCGCGTGGGCACCAACGCCGAGTACGCGCCCAACGAGTTCCTCGAGGGCACGACGATCAAGGGCATGGACATCGACATCATGAACGCCGTGGGCGCCAAGCTCGGCGTGAAGGTGGAGTACTCCAACGCCAGCTTCGACTCCCTCATCACCGGCGTCACCGGCAACCGCTACGACGCGGCCATCTCCTCGTTCACCATCAACGCCAAACGGCTCGAGGCGGTGAACATGGTCCAGTACTACAACGCCGGCACCCAGTGGGTCGTCGCCAAGGGGAACCCCGAGGGCATCGACCCCGACAACGCCTGCGGCCAGGCCGTCTCGGTCCAGACCGGCACCACCCAGTCCGACGACGACCTGCCCAAGCGCCAGGAGGCCTGCAAGGCCGCCGGCAAGCCGGAGATCCAGGTCCTGTCGTTCGACTCCCAGGAGGACGCCACCGCGGCCGTCGTCCAGGGCCGGTCCAAGGCCATGCTCGCCGACTCCCCGATCGCCGCGTACGCCGTCAAGCAGACCGGCGACAAGCTCCAGCTCGCCGGGGACGTCTACGACGCCGCCCCCTACGGCATCGTCGTCCCCAAGGCCGAGACGCAGGCCGCGCAGGCCATCTCGACCGCCCTCGGGGAGATCGCGAAGGACGGCGCGTACGAGGCCGCGCTGACCCCGTGGGGCGGGGAGAACGGGGCCGTCACCGAGTTCCCGGTCAACCCCGCCGCGTCGTGA
- a CDS encoding DUF7800 domain-containing protein — protein MPVALLGPVLRHVDATSATVWVEVDEPGLVHVDVRLPDGTVRTASSPTLTLHAHHFGLVVVEDLPAGASLPYGVRLDEAPVWPPPRAGWAWPKSRIRTASPGAEVRIAFGSCRRAGDDGEESTRLVGVDALSAMAHRLRDDALAPPPDLLLFVGDQVYADDPNPGIVDRLRERHAGRPDEDPEVRDEIGDFEEYTWLYHETWGPDPVRWLLSTVPTCMLLDDHDLRDDWNTSDVWRAEVSQRPWWRERVTGAFGSYWIYQHLGNLSPAELARDRLLAVLREIEDDDERDEVLDEFARTADADPSSARWSFTRELGTTRLVAVDSRCARRLTPGERRMTDATEWEWIREEALAPGARHLLLATTLPAFLLHGIHHAETFDAAVADGRFGRRAAGWGERLRQAADLEHWAAFHPSFVDLVALLGQVGRAPEPPASVLVLSGDVHCSYTARVDVPGVDPDRTVVHQLVMSPFRNPLERGMQIANRVLDRGPVRALVRGLALLAGVREADVAWEVEHGPWFDNGVMTVVLGPDGTAGVEVEHAGRCQGLPRLRRTLTRTLTRPRTRTMRGAPGPSVTSALRTGV, from the coding sequence GTGCCCGTCGCCCTCCTCGGTCCGGTCCTGCGCCACGTCGACGCCACCAGCGCCACGGTGTGGGTCGAGGTCGACGAACCCGGTCTCGTCCACGTCGACGTGCGGCTGCCCGACGGCACCGTGCGCACCGCCTCGAGCCCCACGCTGACCCTGCACGCCCACCACTTCGGGCTCGTCGTCGTCGAGGACCTGCCGGCCGGGGCGTCGCTGCCCTACGGGGTCCGGCTCGACGAGGCCCCGGTGTGGCCGCCGCCGCGCGCGGGCTGGGCGTGGCCGAAGAGCCGCATCCGGACCGCCTCCCCGGGGGCCGAGGTCCGCATCGCCTTCGGGTCCTGCCGCCGCGCGGGCGACGACGGTGAGGAGTCCACGCGGCTCGTCGGCGTCGACGCGCTGTCGGCCATGGCGCACCGGCTGCGCGACGACGCGCTGGCCCCGCCGCCGGACCTCCTGCTCTTCGTCGGGGACCAGGTCTACGCCGACGACCCCAACCCCGGCATCGTCGACCGGCTGCGGGAGCGGCACGCCGGACGCCCCGACGAGGACCCCGAGGTCCGCGACGAGATCGGGGACTTCGAGGAGTACACCTGGCTCTACCACGAGACGTGGGGGCCGGACCCGGTGCGCTGGCTGCTGTCGACCGTGCCGACGTGCATGCTCCTGGACGACCACGACCTGCGTGACGACTGGAACACCTCCGACGTGTGGCGCGCGGAGGTCTCGCAGCGGCCGTGGTGGCGCGAACGGGTCACCGGCGCCTTCGGCAGCTACTGGATCTACCAGCACCTCGGCAACCTCTCCCCCGCCGAACTGGCCCGGGACCGCCTGCTGGCTGTGCTGCGCGAGATCGAGGACGACGACGAACGGGACGAGGTCCTCGACGAGTTCGCCCGCACCGCCGACGCCGACCCGTCCTCGGCGCGGTGGAGCTTCACCCGCGAGCTCGGCACGACGCGGCTCGTCGCGGTCGACTCCCGGTGCGCCCGCCGTCTGACGCCCGGCGAGCGGCGGATGACCGACGCGACCGAGTGGGAGTGGATCCGCGAGGAGGCCCTGGCCCCCGGTGCCCGCCACCTGCTGCTGGCGACGACGCTGCCCGCGTTCCTCCTGCACGGCATCCACCACGCCGAGACGTTCGACGCCGCCGTCGCGGACGGGCGGTTCGGCCGTCGGGCGGCGGGGTGGGGCGAACGGTTGCGGCAGGCCGCCGACCTGGAGCACTGGGCGGCCTTCCACCCCTCGTTCGTCGACCTCGTCGCCCTCCTCGGGCAGGTCGGCCGCGCGCCGGAACCCCCCGCCAGCGTCCTCGTGCTGTCCGGTGACGTGCACTGCAGCTACACCGCACGCGTCGACGTCCCCGGCGTGGACCCGGACCGCACGGTCGTCCACCAGCTCGTGATGTCCCCCTTCCGCAACCCCCTCGAACGCGGCATGCAGATCGCCAACCGCGTCCTGGACCGCGGTCCCGTCCGGGCGCTGGTGCGCGGGCTGGCGCTCCTGGCCGGTGTCCGCGAGGCGGACGTCGCGTGGGAGGTCGAGCACGGACCGTGGTTCGACAACGGCGTCATGACCGTCGTGCTGGGTCCGGACGGGACGGCCGGGGTCGAGGTGGAGCACGCCGGACGCTGCCAGGGGCTGCCCCGGTTGCGCCGCACGCTCACCCGCACGCTCACGCGCCCCCGCACGCGCACGATGCGTGGCGCACCGGGTCCTAGTGTGACGAGTGCGTTACGAACGGGGGTTTGA
- a CDS encoding AAA family ATPase — translation MTPAAAARRADRLLRGLRPAPGAVVDAARWPDAVPAVAQLLTRGLEVPAGVTFLVGENGAGKSTLVEGIGHALGVHFEGGLRRHAPGRDEDPVDGSGLGERLQVVRGTSRFREVFFLRAETMHRFYSWLRDVGSEAHSGLHDLSHGESFLGVLEAAWMRQVGLLLLDEPESALSFENQLVLGASFARMAAEGRQVLCATHSPLLTALPGARILQVDERGLTPVDWEDLPVVRNWRFFLDAPERYWRRVLG, via the coding sequence GTGACCCCCGCTGCCGCTGCCCGCCGCGCGGACCGGTTGCTGCGCGGCCTGCGGCCCGCTCCGGGTGCGGTCGTGGACGCCGCGCGGTGGCCGGACGCGGTCCCGGCGGTGGCGCAGCTGCTGACCCGCGGTCTGGAGGTCCCGGCGGGGGTCACGTTCCTCGTCGGGGAGAACGGGGCCGGGAAGTCGACGCTCGTGGAGGGGATCGGCCACGCGCTCGGGGTCCACTTTGAGGGCGGGCTGCGCCGCCACGCGCCGGGGCGGGACGAGGACCCGGTGGACGGCTCGGGGCTGGGGGAGCGGCTGCAGGTGGTGCGCGGGACGTCCCGGTTCCGCGAGGTGTTCTTCCTGCGGGCCGAGACGATGCACCGCTTCTACTCCTGGTTGCGCGACGTGGGGTCCGAGGCGCACTCCGGGCTGCACGACCTCAGCCACGGCGAGTCGTTCCTCGGCGTGCTCGAGGCGGCGTGGATGCGCCAGGTCGGCCTGCTGCTGCTCGACGAACCGGAGTCGGCGCTGTCCTTCGAGAACCAGCTCGTCCTGGGTGCCTCGTTCGCGCGCATGGCGGCCGAGGGCCGGCAGGTGCTGTGCGCCACGCACTCCCCGCTGCTGACGGCGCTGCCCGGGGCGCGGATCCTGCAGGTCGACGAGCGGGGGCTGACGCCCGTCGACTGGGAGGACCTGCCGGTCGTCAGGAACTGGCGGTTCTTCCTGGACGCTCCGGAGCGGTACTGGCGGCGGGTCCTGGGCTGA
- a CDS encoding uridine kinase family protein: MRLHDGEPPAGPWRRATAGEVLDVLLAGLDPAGRTVVAVDGRSAAGKTTLTAALHTEATRRGVPCAVVHTDDIAWFHAFFDWADLLADGVLRPFRADGAVHFVPPAWRPRGREGAVEVAAGTRLLLVEGVGAGRRAVSALLDAVVWVQSDVDVARVRGLARDVASGVNGDAAQTEAFWDEWDREEVPFQAAERPWDRATLVVAGSRGAQAPGTFEVSPGPAASTAPERPGRTASS, from the coding sequence GTGAGGTTGCACGACGGGGAACCGCCCGCCGGGCCGTGGCGTCGCGCCACGGCCGGCGAGGTCCTCGACGTCCTGCTGGCCGGGCTCGACCCGGCGGGCCGGACGGTCGTCGCGGTCGACGGCCGCAGCGCGGCCGGCAAGACGACGCTGACCGCGGCCCTGCACACCGAGGCGACGCGGCGGGGCGTGCCCTGCGCCGTCGTCCACACCGACGACATCGCCTGGTTCCACGCGTTCTTCGACTGGGCCGACCTGCTCGCCGACGGCGTCCTGCGTCCCTTCCGCGCCGACGGCGCCGTGCACTTCGTCCCGCCCGCCTGGCGGCCCCGCGGCCGCGAGGGGGCCGTCGAGGTGGCCGCCGGGACCCGCCTGCTGCTCGTCGAGGGGGTCGGCGCCGGCCGCCGCGCGGTGAGCGCGCTGCTCGACGCCGTCGTGTGGGTCCAGTCCGACGTCGACGTGGCGCGCGTGCGGGGACTGGCGCGGGACGTCGCCTCCGGGGTGAACGGCGACGCGGCGCAGACGGAGGCGTTCTGGGACGAGTGGGACCGCGAGGAGGTGCCGTTCCAGGCGGCGGAACGGCCGTGGGACCGCGCCACGCTCGTCGTCGCCGGCTCCCGCGGCGCTCAGGCCCCCGGGACCTTCGAGGTCAGCCCAGGACCCGCCGCCAGTACCGCTCCGGAGCGTCCAGGAAGAACCGCCAGTTCCTGA
- a CDS encoding GDSL-type esterase/lipase family protein has product MNGRYDVRVCLVGDEFVTGVGDPRALGWVGRVSARTPREDRDVTFFPLGVPGETTTELNNRWREETSRRFVGGDEHRLVVGLGHADLDAGTTLARSRLNLANVLDECEARGLPTLVVGPTPVSDAERNDRIGDLADAFADVCARRRIAYVDTFSPLLEHEDWYADLAASDGTHPGQAGYGLLAWLVLHSGWYDWLGVPQP; this is encoded by the coding sequence GTGAACGGCCGCTACGACGTGCGGGTGTGCCTCGTGGGCGACGAGTTCGTCACCGGGGTCGGCGACCCCCGAGCGCTGGGCTGGGTGGGTCGCGTCTCGGCCCGCACCCCGCGCGAGGACCGCGACGTGACGTTCTTCCCGCTCGGCGTGCCCGGGGAGACGACGACCGAGCTGAACAACCGCTGGCGCGAGGAGACCTCCCGCCGGTTCGTCGGCGGCGACGAGCACCGCCTCGTCGTGGGTCTCGGCCACGCCGACCTCGACGCGGGGACGACGCTGGCGCGCAGCCGCCTCAACCTCGCCAACGTCCTCGACGAGTGCGAGGCCCGCGGGCTGCCGACCCTCGTCGTGGGCCCCACGCCCGTCTCCGACGCCGAGCGCAACGACCGGATCGGCGACCTCGCCGACGCGTTCGCCGACGTCTGCGCGCGCCGCCGGATCGCCTACGTCGACACGTTCTCCCCGCTGCTGGAGCACGAGGACTGGTACGCCGACCTCGCCGCCTCCGACGGCACGCACCCCGGCCAGGCCGGGTACGGGCTGCTGGCGTGGCTCGTGCTGCACAGCGGTTGGTACGACTGGCTGGGCGTCCCGCAGCCGTGA